One window of Papaver somniferum cultivar HN1 chromosome 9, ASM357369v1, whole genome shotgun sequence genomic DNA carries:
- the LOC113310385 gene encoding protein FAR1-RELATED SEQUENCE 5-like — protein sequence MEPESENPNTDVDTTTCTINTDNITDNESLEDNKNNNGTVPESVSSDSSGEESPSNVVVQPSEDPIAEDPTPIITDGAVQVGPKLASNDNGKSTEVDQIYRVYDELIEPEVGMIFDTAEEAFDFYNEYARKIGFRVRIQRTNMNKAQRNRIHRQVLVCSCEGTYKMIRKPRKRRETKRFGCLAAFEIKLITGDKYALIRFSSEHTHELVPPKFSHYLKTPRKLGFAQIGMTDKTQPPGTRPLELTLPEAAGVSDQNSLEQKTPAGFSIKGDAESLLGYLKQKKQENKHFFYSFRINEDGKICGVFFCDAKSRRDYGLFGDSVCFDTTFKTNNFDMVCVPVVGLSNHGLPILFGCGLLDGESTDAVAWLFMTFLEAMGGKKPESVFTDHSAAISDAVGLVFPESHHGLCLWHIFINASKQLTKVVKASKTFAPQFKAWIYEQETVEEFDRSWNKLLEDFDLRDNEWLQGLYELREKWAQVYSLGHFSAAMTTSERCENICKFLKAFFSNGSILLRDFLDQYSKAMADRYEKEREAEKKTQLTTPNWISGWSVEREASKVYTREIFYGFQDALQKTIDLSLELEKDDGTIRTYRATELEGQKTIHSLVHNISEQSASCTCRKFEFDGILCPHALKLFRDLQYKSLPPRYYLKRWTRKVTDEDVFDPSGELILSNNDPTSTVRSRYDDLTHISQSIVAKGLKSDEMFTLIKSLLQEVKSKADAHITSKDERRVAIQKIMPNPHQNLVSNLNEEATQDVFGMMQQQQPDYSQNGWQWMNRQAIHAHGIHPQGIHPQDIIPGYNFAGSQQQRQFHPNELFMSQQGSSSQIPPPEMPH from the exons ATGGAGCCAGAATCTGAAAATCCTAACACCGACGTAGACACCACCACCTGCACCATTAATACCGATAACATCACCGACAATGAAAGCCTCGAagacaacaagaataacaacgGTACAGTCCCTGAATCAGTATCTTCGGACTCAAGTGGTGAAGAATCTCCTTCCAATGTTGTTGTTCAACCTTCTGAAGATCCTATTGCAGAG GATCCGACTCCAATAATTACGGACGGTGCTGTCCAAGTTGGCCCTAAATTGGCTTCGAATGATAATGGAAAAAGTACTGAAGTTGATCAAATCTATCGAGTATACGATGAGTTAATAGAACCAGAAGTTGGAATGATTTTCGACACTGCAGAGGAGGCATTTGATTTTTACAATGAATATGCTAGAAAGATTGGTTTCCGAGTTAGGATACAAAGAACAAACATGAATAAAGCTCAACGTAATAGAATTCACCGCCAAGTACTAGTTTGTTCATGTGAAGGCACCTACAAAATGATCAGGAAAcctagaaaaagaagagaaactaAACGGTTTGGATGTCTAGCTGCATTTGAGATTAAACTTATTACTGGTGATAAGTATGCATTAATAAGGTTCAGTTCGGAGCACACACACGAGCTTGTCCCACCAAAGTTTTCCCATTACTTGAAAACCCCCAGGAAACTCGGCTTCGCCCAGATAGGAATGACTGACAAAACACAGCCTCCTGGGACAAGACCACTTGAACTTACCCTTCCTGAAGCAGCCGGTGTATCTGACCAGAATAGTTTAGAACAGAAAACACCAGCTGGGTTTTCCATTAAGGGTGATGCAGAATCTCTCCTTGGTTATCTCAAGCAAAAGAAGCAGGAAAACAAGCATTTTTTCTACTCTTTTCGAATTAATGAAGATGGTAAGATATGTGGTGTTTTCTTTTGTGATGCAAAATCAAGAAGAGACTACGGGTTATTCGGCGATTCAGTGTGTTTTGATACGACGTTCAAGACAAACAACTTCGATATGGTATGTGTGCCAGTTGTTGGCCTCAGCAATCATGGACTACCCATACTGTTTGGCTGTGGTTTGTTAGATGGTGAATCAACGGATGCTGTGgcatggttgtttatgactttttTGGAGGCTATGGGTGGGAAGAAACCTGAAAGTGTGTTTACAGATCATTCTGCAGCTATTTCAGATGCTGTTGGTCTGGTATTTCCAGAATCTCATCATGGTTTGTGTTTATGGCATATATTTATAAATGCTTCGAAACAGTTGACTAAAGTAGTTAAGGCATCTAAAACATTCGCGCCGCAGTTCAAAGCTTGGATATATGAGCAAGAGACAGTTGAAGAATTTGATCGTAGTTGGAACAAGTTGCTTGAAGATTTTGATCTTAGGGATAATGAATGGTTGCAAGGACTGTATGagttgcgagagaagtgggcgcAAGTTTATAGTCTTGGTCATTTTTCTGCTGCCATGACCACATCAGAGAGGTGTGAGAACATCTGCAAGTTTCTGAAGGCCTTCTTTAGCAATGGTAGTATTCTTCTTCGTGATTTTCTTGATCAATATTCCAAAGCTATGGCTGATCGCTATGAAAAAGAAAGGGAAGCTGAAAAAAAGACACAACTAACAACCCCTAATTGGATCTCTGGCTGGTCTGTAGAGCGCGAAGCATCAAAAGTATACACAAGAGAGATATTTTATGGTTTTCAAGATGCGCTTCAGAAGACCATTGATTTGTCGTTGGAATTGGAAAAGGATGATGGAACAATTCGTACATACAGAGCTACTGAATTGGAAGGTCAAAAAACAATCCACTCACTTGTACATAACATCTCTGAACAATCAGCTTCATGTACTTGtcgaaaatttgaatttgatggAATCCTCTGCCCTCATGCGTTGAAGTTGTTTCGTGACTTACAATATAAGAGTCTACCTCCTCGATACTATTTGAAGAGATGGACCCGAAAAGTTACAGATGAAGATGTTTTTGACCCTTCTGGGGAGTTAATCCTAAGTAACAATGATCCAACCTCAACAGTTCGAAGTCGTTACGATGACTTGACACATATTTCTCAAAGTATCGTGGCCAAGGGTTTGAAGTCAGACGAAATGTTCACTTTGATCAAGTCATTACTCCAAGAAGTGAAATCCAAGGCAGATGCACATATAACTTCCAAGGATGAAAGAAGAGTTGCCATTCAGAAGATAATGCCCAACCCTCATCAGAATCTGGTGTCGAATTTGAATGAGGAAGCGACACAG GATGTCTTTGGGATGATGCAACAACAACAGCCAGACTATAGCCAAAATGGTTGGCAGTGGATGAATAGGCAAGCCATTCATGCGCACGGCATTCATCCCCAGGGTATTCATCCACAAGATATAATTCCTGGATATAATTTTGCTGGGTCTCAACAGCAAAGGCAATTCCATCCAAACGAATTGTTCATGTCTCAGCAG GGATCTTCGTCGCAAATCCCACCTCCGGAGATGCCTCATTAA